A window of Hordeum vulgare subsp. vulgare chromosome 5H, MorexV3_pseudomolecules_assembly, whole genome shotgun sequence genomic DNA:
TGCTTCTTGACTCGCCAGGAGTCTGCTCCGGCTGGGGGTGAGCCGGAACCGTCTGATCCGCCATTGTTGTCACAACCTCAGCTTCAGCTTGGCAGGCGGCTCATGCTGCATCCACAGGCGCTTGGGCATTTGATAGCGATCGCTGCTGAAAACTGCTGGAGACTCCTCATGACGGCTCTTGGTGCGGCTGTCATGCGGTGTGGAGTGCACCCGATCACGGCTGCAAGAAAATTGCGTCTGGTGAACCATTGCGgccttcagcatctcgatggtatTCCTAGCCTCAAGCTCGACCGGGGTGTTTCCATGGATAGGGAGCGACTCCATGTTACGCGTGGCAGCCATCATGTTATCAATAGGGTCGGAGAAGTGGCCCTGCGGCGTCCGTAACCATTGAGTCGACGGCCGTGCCAGTTGAGGCTGAGCCGGCTCAACCTGACGGTCTGTCTGTCGAGGGAGGTTTCGCTCCACCTCGGACGTGTGTGGACTAGCGAATAAGCGAGCTAGGTCAAGATCAATCGGAAGCCGAGTCCGATGTCTCCTCTGGTGAACCGCGTTGGAAGCATTTCGGCGATGCTCCAACTGCCAAGCCTCAGCCTTCAAGCTCTCCGACTCGTCATTGATTCGAGCCTGCAGTTCTGTCATCCGGGCGTTCTCGACGTCAATCTCTCGCTGCACTTTGGCCATCTCCTCACGAAGCTTTGTTAGCTCTGCGTTAATCTCCTCCTGATTTTCCGCAGTGACTGggattgccatgagttttgccatCTCCCCCATTAGATCCATCATGGCTTGAGCAGGCGTCTTGCGTGACCCGCTCGCTCTGTTTGTGGCGGCTGTTCCCGGTAGGTCCTGAGCCGCCGTGGCTCCCGCCATGTAAATGGTGACCTGGCGAGGCGGCTCTCGGGACTCTTCGGAATTTCTGTTTCAGGGAAGCCCCAAGTCTCCCATCGTAGAGGGGGCAGATTGATCCTGTGTCCCCCATAGACGACTCGCCGTTGGAGTCAACAGGAGTAACCCCGCCAGCCGCCGGCTCATTCGGGAGGTCAATCGTAAACCGACGAAGACGTAACGTTGACCGGCTTGACGATGGCCGTGTCAGATGTACCGAGCGGGCTCGATGATGTTGGTGTAGGCGTCCGACTAAGGTACTGACATGCCGACTTTCTctatgaagacgtggatcttaccgaaggggacccggtatcTAGACTctattgaatcggcctcgggaccccaactcgagttgtcgatgtagcgcTTCCCACAACGGCACTTGGTCATTAGACCAACCACATAGCTCCCGAACCctagaagggctccctttgagaactcaactccaccgtgcgtcaacctcatggtgggtgccaactgtcgtggttttatcacgacaaatgtcctcgtgagagaacttaagtGTGAGCCCATCATCGctgtgtggcgactcaaaggggttgatcgggaacgagagacgagtttatccaggttcggcccctccgatgaaggtaaaagcctacgtcctgctttgtgtatattgatgatgaTATCAATTACAAGGGAGCGGATTCGCTTCACCTAGCTATGGATGAATGGTAACTTAACCATATCGACCTGAGGGGCTTGCCTTTATGTACAGGTCAAGACCcaggggtttacaagagtccggatCGTGCTATGATTCGTGACCCGACACATCTTTAACTCGCCTTGTCTTTCAAGCAACGATATCTTCTGTCAACCTTCTACCTCATGGGCCTTGACTCGCCATCTTCGTAATCTGAACCGAGATGCGGCTTACTGGGAGAGGCCGCCTTACACCTTCAGTCTTGTACGCCAAGATCCATCTTGAGTACAATGGTAAGCCGTCATAATCATGACCCGGCCCCATAGGACGGGTTATACGgcggggtaatatccccaacaattacCGTGTACAACTTTGAAATGTACTACTCCCTTCAATCGACATTAATTGAATTTTGATTACTAGTGTCTACTGTACATAAGATCAGAGGAGATTTTGCTAAACTTTATGTATACTGCATAAATGATCTGGAGAATCCGCACTGCACTATGCTTCAAAAACCTAGATATGGGCGATGTTATATCGCCATTCGCCAAACTCCAGGGTTTGGAAATCATGATACATAGTCCTAAAAATAAATTGAGCATTCATTCGGTTTCAGGGAAACTGAATTCGTCAAACAAATGAAGCAACACTAAAGCGTCAGGAAGCACCAAAATATAACTAACGAACTAACCTATTCTCTGACCAAATCATCATTTATTGACGACAAAGGACAAAAAGATGTAGtagtataaaagaaaataacCATCGAATCATCTATTATATGTATTGGCCCTAGTATACTATTAGGGTTTGGACTGATCATCAGTCTTGCACAACAAAATGTAATCTCAAACTTAATCAGTAGTTCGGTACCAAGGAAGAACGTCAAAGATTAACTGAAAGTGAACCAGCCAGACACGCACAATCCAAGCGTACATAAGCAAATCAAAGATTAACGAATCGGATATAATGTCAGAGCACTGAAAAAGGAAACAAGCACAAATATACGTGTCACTGATCTACTGTATGTATGTGTTGCCACGGCATATATCACAAgaatcatcactactcaaagcagCATCTCTGTCAAAACAGAGCAAGCAGAGAAGGCTCTCAGAGTTCAGAAGACAGTCTCCCTCAAAGTAATGCCGTACACTGATTGGAGCGGCGAGATATGAGCTAGCCGAGCCCTGGCGGCGGCGAGCCGTTGCGGTTGCAAACACCGCAAGCCCTGTTGCCGGCGCCGGAGGGGTGGCCGCAAGCCTGGCAGATCGGGCCCGAACCGACGGCCAAGCTCGAGCTGGGACCGGAAGAAGGCCTAATGGCCGCAGCCTGGTACTGCTGCTCACTGGCAGGGACTGTCCCCTGAGGCGCACCCGCGTAGCTGGGGACTTGACTCGGGAGCACGTAGCCGGTCTGCGCGTGCTGCGGAGGCGCTTCGCCGTCGACGAACATACAGTTGTAGCAAGCCTCGCACAAGGGCGACGTGCCCAAAACCCACATGGTTAGCTCTAGGTCAACACATACACAGCACATGTCAGCACTCGGTGCCATTGTGAGTGGGCCGACGGCAGTCCGTGCCAGCCCCGCGTAAGAAGGCTGGCCGAGGTCGGGCTGGCGCTGGTCGCCAATGGCGATGCCCTGACCCTGCGTCGCGCCACCGAAGCTGGGCACTGGAACCGGAGGCGCGTAGGGGGTCTCCGGGTGCTGTGGAGGCACGTTGTTGGTGACGAGCTTGTTGTAGCAATCCACACACAATGGCACCAAGCCCCAAACACCGGTCGTGGACCTCTTGCAAAGAGTGCACAGTCGATCGAGGGAACTGACTGGAGCACCTGGCGCGCTTGCGCAAGGGACTGCCGACGAAGGCTGCTGAACAATGCGAAGATCCAAGAAGAAATCATTGAGTTCATGGCGGCATGACAAGCCCAAATAACGAATGAATGGGAAATAAATGCATAGCAAATTAATTTACCCCGCCGGCGTCACCGGAGTTGCCGCATGGCTGCCCTGTTCCTGTCTGCCTGGGACCGGTGGCGTGGTTCTGGGTCTGGCCAGAGAGCGAACCGGCCGGCTGCTCTGTTCCTGTCTGCCTGGGGCCGGCGGCGTGGTTCTGGGTCTGGCCGGGGAGCGAACCGGCCGGCTGCTCTGTTTCTGTCTGCCTGGGGCCAGCGGCGTGGTTCTGGGTCTGGCCGGGGAGCGAACCGGCCGGCTGCTCTGGTACTGTCTGCCTGGGGTCGGCGGCGTTGTTCTGGGTCTGGCCGGAGAGCGAACCGGCCGTCTGCCCGTTTCCTGTCTGCGTGGGGACCGCGGCGTGGTTCTGGGTCTGGCCGGAGAGCGAACCATGGCCGGTCGGCCCGTGGTACTGGTTAGTGAAGGACCGACGCCCACCGGCTGCAACGGAGACCAAGAAATCGAACTCCGGCGTCAGTGAAGAACCAAGAACCGCACGGACCAGAAAGAATTTAGCGCTTTTCTTGGGAGCGAACCCACCTGGATTGCCCAGCGGCGGCCGGCGCATCCCCTGAGATGGCATCTGCGGCGCCCTCCCATGCGCCTGCGACTGGGAGAATCCCCTGTACCCCGACCCGTCCTCGGCCCCGGGAGCGGCTGCAAGGAAGGAAGCAATGGAATGTTACAATCCAAGAAGCGGCACGATTGATCAGCCCAAGAACGAAGGACGCGCTCGCTCTCATGCTTTGAAGTTTGATCTCTCGGGCACCCACCTCCATCGAACTGGGAAAAGTCGACGGGGTAGCCTGAAGTCACCGCCAACAgccacctcatcgccggcgaaGTCACGGCAATGCCGTCGCCGGCTGCATTCGCCGTCGTCGGCCCTGAAGTCTGCGCCGATGTAAGGGCTGTAGGCTCCTCCGTCTGCCTAGCAGCCCGATGCCTTGGCCCTTTAATGTCGTCGCCGGCCTTCCGCTTGCCCGTCATCTCGCCTCGGTCGAACAACTTCGGACGAACGAGCCGGATGACCCTGATAGggagagggaggaaggaaggAAGCTACGATCGAGATTCGAGAAACAATGGGAGGGGGTCGAGGAAGGAGTCTATATAGACGACGACACAGCGTCTCCCGCTGTAACCGATCGATCTCAGGAAGCGTAGAGATCCAGGTCAGTTGATTTGGCGCGCGGTGCTGCTTATTGCGAGGCTGCCTCGCCTACACATGGCGCGGTGGTGGACCGTCTCAGTAGGACATGTCTCGTCATTCAGTAATCCTATAATTAACGGAGACTTAGCGACCTCCCTTCTTTTCTAATCAAACATCCGCCTCCTGATTTTCAGAGGTGAGTCCATGCCCCAAAGCTGACCAATAAAAAAGCGCCTCATCACCCTGTAAACCCCTATCTCCCGTAATCCCTTCTAGATGTGGCATTACTACTCGTCATTCTACGTCACTTGATATGTTTTTACTTTTATTTGTATTTGATTATAAATGTATATAGTTGAGAAATTTAAATTAattaagaaaaaaatataaaattacGAATGTGGAAAATGTTGACATAGTATAAGAAATTTGTTAGTGCAGTTTTAGAAGATGTTGATAACTTTTTTTGTTATAACTGTAATTTTAGAATTTGTTAGTGGAGTCATTGGTTAAAACTAAAGAATAATGGGGGTTGAGGGCTCTCGCGACGCGTCAGCCGATCCCCTCGGCGCCCCCAGCTACCGCCGCTCCCTCTACCGTCGCAACCACTGCTTCCACCATCGCCACTCCCTCCTCCGCATAGCTCCCATGCCACCACCCTTCCGTCTACCCCGGCCCTTGGCAGCCGACCTGATGGCCCTTCGAGTGGTGCGACGGCTCACGCCGCGATCCGGGAGTTCTGAGTGGTTCCTGGTCTAGGTAAGGCTTTTCAGCGGCTGGTCCTCTCCTCTCTCCGCTCTTGGGTTGTTTGTGCCCCCTCCCCTGTCGTCGGCGCGTGAGCCTCCGTTCTCCGTCGTGACCATGTCTATCCTTCTGTCCTACTTCTTCCGTGACCGTCCTGCTCGTCTCGTCGTGGTGCAGGTCGAGCCCCTTGTTTTCTCAGTTCATGTGGCTAGCGATGCATTTGCTCATCTCATGGCCAAGTCTGGCGTCAGTGGTTCTACGGCCGTGAAACTGCAGCTCCACTTGTCCGTTGACGCGGCCCGTGCAGCGGCGACAACTGCGTTGGCGCTCGGTGCGCCCGTCCTACCTGCCGCCTTCAAGCCCCGCTTCAATGCTCATGGGCGTGCTAGTAGCCTTTCGGCTCGGCGTCATGCCATGTCGTCTAGGTCGTACTTGCCGCCCCTTCTGCCCGCCCCCTCTCTGCATCCGTGTTGCTTCTTGACGGGCTGGGGGATCCTGTCGGTGGAGGTGGGTGCAATCTGGCTATCGCTGCGGCAGGCACGAGTGCTAAGACAGTTGTTGACCCAGGGGTCACTTCGCTGCCCCCAGCCGCGGCCGCAGTGGGACTTGACTCCGACAACGACGGGGCTTTGAATGTGGGGGCCCAAGGCTTCTCCCCCCGGTCACGATATGGGGGGCACTGCCCGAGCCTGTACCGGGCTGCGCTTTTATCCCCTGCTACCCCTCCGCTCCCTCCTCGGCCTCGCAGCCCCCTCGCTCCCTCTCCCTCGACAGTTGTTTTCGTTGCCTTTCCACTCGCCACTTTGTCAAAGACTGTCGGGACCCCGTTCGTTGCTAATACTCGTGATCTGCATTGAGTTttctatgaagaggaacgggttatcacatcacaaggtgggtaagtatttccctaagttatgaaaccaaggtttaccgaaccaataggaatattaaCTACAACTGTCTTCAGCGGTTGCACAtaaaataacaaacaacttgcacccaacgcgggcaagagggttgtcaatcctcttgtcttgttattttgcaagcaagtgagctaTGTAGATCATTGTAGAttgtaagataaaataaaaacaagtaaataacagca
This region includes:
- the LOC123399007 gene encoding uncharacterized protein LOC123399007 produces the protein MTGKRKAGDDIKGPRHRAARQTEEPTALTSAQTSGPTTANAAGDGIAVTSPAMRWLLAVTSGYPVDFSQFDGAAPGAEDGSGYRGFSQSQAHGRAPQMPSQGMRRPPLGNPAGGRRSFTNQYHGPTGHGSLSGQTQNHAAVPTQTGNGQTAGSLSGQTQNNAADPRQTVPEQPAGSLPGQTQNHAAGPRQTETEQPAGSLPGQTQNHAAGPRQTGTEQPAGSLSGQTQNHATGPRQTGTGQPCGNSGDAGGQPSSAVPCASAPGAPVSSLDRLCTLCKRSTTGVWGLVPLCVDCYNKLVTNNVPPQHPETPYAPPVPVPSFGGATQGQGIAIGDQRQPDLGQPSYAGLARTAVGPLTMAPSADMCCVCVDLELTMWVLGTSPLCEACYNCMFVDGEAPPQHAQTGYVLPSQVPSYAGAPQGTVPASEQQYQAAAIRPSSGPSSSLAVGSGPICQACGHPSGAGNRACGVCNRNGSPPPGLG